The following are encoded in a window of Paenibacillus polymyxa genomic DNA:
- a CDS encoding response regulator transcription factor has translation MQKILIVEDDPQISSLLQSYLEKYGYQGVIVSNFDQVLVAFQKVEPDLVLLDVNLPRFDGFYWCRQIRTQSTCPILFVSARDDKMDQVIALQNGADDYITKPFYPEVLLAKVESNLRRAYGSYAVAPKSRSLKVSALTLYPDIMELVFHDKQVEISQKEAALLELLMTYPKQVVGRVHLLEALWDDHQYVGENTLNVYVTRVRKKLSELGLGDIIETVRGAGYRLHLTEEDER, from the coding sequence ATGCAAAAGATATTAATAGTAGAGGATGACCCTCAAATCAGCTCCTTGCTCCAATCCTATCTTGAAAAGTATGGTTATCAAGGAGTTATTGTTTCAAATTTTGATCAAGTTTTAGTTGCCTTTCAAAAGGTGGAGCCTGATTTGGTACTACTTGATGTGAATCTTCCTCGTTTCGATGGATTTTATTGGTGTAGACAAATACGGACTCAATCTACATGTCCCATCCTTTTTGTGTCTGCACGCGATGATAAAATGGATCAGGTCATTGCTTTGCAAAATGGAGCAGATGATTACATTACGAAACCATTTTATCCCGAAGTACTGTTAGCCAAAGTAGAAAGTAATCTGCGACGTGCCTATGGTTCTTATGCCGTTGCTCCAAAATCACGTTCCTTAAAAGTGTCAGCTTTGACGCTATATCCCGATATTATGGAACTTGTGTTCCATGACAAGCAGGTCGAAATTAGCCAGAAAGAAGCAGCACTGTTAGAGCTATTGATGACGTATCCTAAACAGGTTGTGGGTAGAGTTCATCTCTTAGAGGCTTTATGGGATGATCACCAATATGTGGGCGAGAACACATTGAATGTTTATGTCACTCGGGTCCGTAAAAAGCTGAGCGAGCTGGGACTGGGGGATATCATAGAGACGGTTAGAGGGGCTGGCTATCGGCTTCACTTGACTGAGGAGGATGAACGGTGA
- a CDS encoding ABC transporter substrate-binding protein, producing MKKTYRSWSAALLVLTMSIGLVACGEDNSTSSKSEAGDGTIKLKVYAQHFDDDTIKPFDYAVEELKKKMPNVEIELDPAVQDGGQKLKTYAATGNMPDIYLADWSVLQTFAKSKNVEVLDNYDTTAEFKKNLNPGVESRLVAPDNHVYAYPETGIEFQMIYYNKSIFEKVGIKTPLKTIDQMADAAKKLKAAGYVPMSIFAKEKWITTAFYNGLVTREQPHGFGALDQKGVIALPKAFVTAAQQMKQLQRAGLFDANATNTNYDQASSLFYQGKAAMFVNGQWEIYSSQEKLGDQVDWMYWPAKDEATYENSKYFIDGSGSPQGYAVSPSSKNKETAVKVAAFLATKSAEYRYTQLGSPIVSQKVDKPMASNVPAMMQRVVKELLPNAQEYAQLLSNTKIQNTINDNTQNLMVDNFSEQDFVNNLNSTLEKEN from the coding sequence ATGAAAAAAACTTACAGAAGTTGGAGTGCAGCTTTGCTAGTGCTCACCATGTCTATTGGATTGGTCGCTTGTGGCGAAGATAACTCGACCTCTTCCAAGAGCGAGGCAGGGGACGGTACGATCAAATTGAAGGTGTATGCGCAGCATTTTGATGACGATACCATAAAGCCGTTCGATTATGCGGTGGAAGAGCTCAAAAAGAAGATGCCAAACGTAGAGATTGAACTGGATCCTGCCGTGCAGGATGGAGGCCAGAAGCTGAAAACCTATGCGGCAACGGGAAACATGCCGGACATCTATTTAGCGGATTGGTCTGTTCTGCAAACTTTCGCAAAATCGAAAAATGTTGAGGTGCTGGACAACTATGACACAACGGCCGAATTCAAGAAGAATCTTAACCCGGGTGTTGAATCGCGTTTGGTAGCTCCAGACAATCATGTATATGCTTATCCCGAAACCGGTATAGAATTCCAAATGATCTATTATAACAAGTCAATTTTTGAGAAGGTCGGAATCAAAACACCGCTTAAGACGATTGACCAGATGGCGGATGCAGCGAAAAAGTTGAAAGCCGCAGGTTATGTGCCTATGTCAATCTTTGCCAAGGAAAAATGGATAACGACCGCTTTTTATAATGGACTGGTTACAAGGGAGCAGCCACATGGATTCGGAGCACTTGATCAGAAAGGTGTAATAGCATTGCCGAAAGCATTTGTAACAGCGGCTCAGCAGATGAAGCAATTGCAGAGAGCCGGATTGTTCGATGCCAACGCCACGAATACCAATTATGATCAGGCATCGTCCTTATTTTATCAAGGGAAGGCTGCTATGTTCGTGAACGGACAATGGGAAATTTACAGTTCACAAGAAAAGCTGGGTGACCAGGTTGACTGGATGTACTGGCCTGCAAAGGATGAAGCAACCTACGAGAATTCCAAATATTTCATAGACGGCTCGGGTTCACCACAAGGTTACGCAGTATCACCGAGTAGCAAGAACAAGGAAACAGCTGTAAAGGTAGCGGCCTTCCTTGCCACCAAGTCAGCCGAGTACAGATACACCCAACTTGGAAGTCCAATTGTTTCGCAGAAAGTGGATAAGCCAATGGCCTCTAATGTCCCAGCAATGATGCAGCGAGTCGTCAAAGAGTTGCTGCCAAACGCGCAGGAATATGCTCAACTTCTGAGCAATACAAAAATTCAGAACACTATTAATGACAATACTCAAAATTTAATGGTAGACAATTTCTCTGAACAGGATTTTGTGAACAATCTGAATAGCACATTGGAAAAAGAAAACTGA
- a CDS encoding ABC transporter ATP-binding protein encodes MEIVRMDQVTKIYYGKVPYRALNNIHLTIKQGEFVGIMGPSGSGKTTLLNMISTIDMPTSGEVCIKGENPHQLKKDKLALFRRKELGFVFQDYNLLETLTLGENILFPLMLNKKGLKEMEHKLEEVAKKLDIIDILDKRPYEVSGGQKQRAAIGRAIIHSPSLLLADEPTGNLDSMSSRVVMEMLGLISRVDHSTIVLVTHGAVEASYCDRVIFIKDGELYNEIHRSHSQQLFFQEIIDILSFLGGSRHAHELSSVSME; translated from the coding sequence ATGGAGATTGTACGAATGGATCAAGTCACCAAAATATACTATGGCAAGGTTCCCTACCGAGCCCTTAACAACATCCATTTAACGATCAAACAAGGCGAGTTTGTTGGCATTATGGGGCCGTCTGGTAGTGGGAAGACTACATTATTAAACATGATTTCAACTATTGATATGCCGACTTCTGGCGAGGTTTGCATTAAAGGAGAAAATCCACATCAGCTCAAGAAGGATAAGCTGGCTTTATTTCGTCGCAAAGAGCTGGGATTTGTATTTCAGGACTATAATTTGCTGGAAACTCTCACTTTGGGAGAGAACATATTGTTTCCTCTGATGCTGAATAAAAAAGGATTAAAGGAAATGGAGCACAAACTGGAAGAGGTAGCGAAGAAACTGGATATTATTGATATTTTGGATAAACGACCTTATGAGGTGTCAGGGGGACAAAAGCAAAGGGCAGCTATAGGCAGGGCTATTATTCACTCTCCTTCACTCTTGCTCGCAGATGAACCCACTGGAAATCTCGATTCCATGTCTTCACGTGTTGTGATGGAAATGCTGGGGCTTATCAGTCGTGTGGATCATTCCACAATCGTGCTGGTAACACACGGAGCCGTGGAAGCCAGTTATTGCGATCGGGTTATTTTTATAAAAGATGGTGAGTTATATAATGAAATCCATCGTAGTCATAGTCAGCAATTATTTTTTCAAGAAATTATAGATATACTCTCCTTTTTGGGGGGAAGTAGACATGCGCATGAGCTTTCGTCTGTTAGCATGGAATAA
- a CDS encoding response regulator transcription factor, producing MYKVMIVDDEPLFRDFLRIKIDWESHGFRVCCEARNGQEALQEAERHQPHLALVDINMPFIDGIELAERLKVKFERIVIVFISGHNEFEYLQKAVRTGVQDYLLKPFNAEEMLSMLERIKPKLPVFPQESESTEWGKHGSEALHGRAGMPDLGHLRDAVVLDLRMKDSETLEEVRKAIRQLSIYKWGDEYADAMLMGIVSLALSFASERGIPYDRLWDEGGNKSPYDRLRELDSWEAAEGWMLALYRKLIQLMENMRPTKASNLFAAAINYIEEHYADTELSAEQVSCGVFVDPSYLRRVFRKESGFSIVDHITHIRMKKAKELLLYGNRKLSEIAESVGYSDPNYFGKCFKKRFGMTPTEYEQLKKR from the coding sequence ATGTATAAAGTAATGATTGTCGATGATGAACCGCTGTTCCGAGACTTTCTGCGTATTAAGATAGATTGGGAAAGTCATGGCTTTCGGGTTTGCTGCGAAGCAAGGAACGGCCAGGAAGCACTTCAGGAAGCCGAGCGGCATCAGCCGCATCTCGCCCTCGTAGATATCAATATGCCTTTTATTGACGGAATTGAATTAGCCGAGAGGTTGAAAGTCAAGTTCGAACGCATCGTTATTGTATTCATATCCGGACATAACGAATTTGAATACCTACAGAAGGCGGTTCGAACCGGAGTACAGGATTATTTGTTGAAGCCGTTCAATGCAGAAGAAATGCTCTCGATGTTGGAACGTATTAAGCCGAAACTACCGGTGTTTCCACAGGAGAGCGAAAGTACCGAGTGGGGTAAGCATGGTAGCGAAGCGTTGCACGGCAGAGCAGGTATGCCTGATTTGGGACATCTGCGTGATGCGGTCGTGCTAGACCTCCGAATGAAAGACAGTGAAACGTTAGAGGAGGTCCGTAAGGCAATCCGGCAGCTTAGTATATACAAGTGGGGGGATGAGTACGCAGATGCGATGCTTATGGGAATTGTATCTCTAGCACTTTCCTTTGCAAGTGAACGCGGTATTCCTTATGATCGGCTATGGGATGAAGGAGGGAACAAATCTCCTTACGACCGGCTGCGGGAGTTGGATTCCTGGGAGGCTGCTGAAGGTTGGATGCTCGCCTTATACCGCAAGCTGATCCAGCTGATGGAGAATATGCGTCCTACGAAGGCTTCCAATTTGTTTGCGGCGGCGATCAATTATATCGAGGAACATTATGCAGACACAGAGTTGTCTGCTGAGCAGGTTTCGTGCGGAGTTTTCGTCGATCCCAGCTATCTCCGGCGCGTTTTTCGCAAGGAGTCTGGCTTCTCCATAGTGGATCATATTACACACATCCGGATGAAAAAGGCCAAGGAGCTTTTGCTGTATGGAAATCGGAAGCTGTCAGAAATCGCTGAAAGTGTTGGATACAGTGACCCCAATTATTTTGGAAAATGCTTCAAGAAACGCTTTGGCATGACACCGACTGAATATGAGCAACTTAAAAAAAGGTAG
- a CDS encoding carbohydrate ABC transporter permease: MSKTALSKFRQAVLQIPLWLYFIVSVYPLFWMVSYSFKNNDEIFVSNPFGLPTHFRYENYINAWTQFNIPRYFLNSLVVSTISTLFILLLALMFAFAVARMRWRFRSAVRTYMIIGMFMPLQVIMIPLAILVRDFHLTNTYGALILPYIAIGLPFSSMIFYGFLIAIPKEIEEAACMDGANIYRLFLKIIMPLALPAIATVAIFQFLNNWNEFTLAYILISDENMKTLPLGLLFFQGSYSTDWGAMGAVMTMASLPMVLVYLFLSEQVERAMTVGSAVKG; encoded by the coding sequence ATGAGTAAAACCGCTTTGAGCAAGTTTAGACAAGCTGTTCTGCAGATACCGCTGTGGTTGTATTTTATTGTTTCGGTCTACCCGTTGTTCTGGATGGTTTCCTACTCGTTCAAGAACAACGATGAGATCTTTGTCTCTAATCCATTTGGATTGCCGACGCATTTTCGTTACGAAAATTACATTAATGCCTGGACGCAGTTTAATATTCCCCGTTACTTTCTGAACAGTCTAGTCGTATCAACGATTTCGACTCTGTTCATCCTTTTACTGGCTCTGATGTTTGCCTTCGCAGTGGCTCGTATGAGATGGAGGTTTCGTTCTGCCGTTCGGACTTATATGATCATAGGAATGTTTATGCCACTGCAGGTTATCATGATACCGCTGGCGATTCTGGTTCGCGATTTTCATCTTACCAATACGTATGGAGCTCTTATTCTTCCTTATATTGCAATTGGACTTCCTTTCTCGTCCATGATTTTTTACGGGTTTCTTATAGCAATTCCTAAGGAGATTGAAGAGGCGGCTTGCATGGATGGAGCTAATATTTATAGACTGTTCCTGAAAATCATTATGCCACTTGCATTGCCTGCAATTGCGACTGTAGCCATTTTTCAATTCTTGAACAACTGGAATGAGTTCACTTTGGCCTATATTCTAATTTCTGATGAAAATATGAAGACATTGCCACTCGGCTTGCTTTTCTTCCAAGGCTCTTACAGCACAGATTGGGGAGCCATGGGGGCTGTTATGACTATGGCCTCCTTACCGATGGTACTCGTCTATCTGTTCTTGAGTGAACAAGTGGAGCGGGCGATGACGGTAGGTTCGGCTGTAAAAGGATAG
- a CDS encoding sensor histidine kinase — MKLFWRDHFSLVIFNIIQLFLVLSIYWLDGYRNWSTALYSVFFGASILLVYLLFRYVLYSGLYRILSTANLRDLDELIQMKVLNPLASSLQHLLLQYYRLYQSRIHQLEHQQRDHITFINQWVHQMKTPLAVIHLILKGKIDPESDQIYDEIDRMGKGLDMILYMSRLESFEPDFHVEPVVLRKLVSDVIYDNKRLLIRNEIYPSNEVDEQLCVITDAKWLRFIINQLVTNAVKYSSGHAHSLKLMSHVRDHVIVMEVQDEGIGIPKKDVERVFEAYYTGENGRKYRESTGMGLYLVSEICKKLNHNIQLKSTVGEGTTVQILFPIRK, encoded by the coding sequence GTGAAGCTTTTTTGGCGTGACCATTTTTCGCTGGTGATTTTTAATATCATCCAACTTTTTCTTGTGTTAAGTATCTATTGGTTGGATGGTTACCGTAACTGGTCGACGGCCCTGTATTCCGTCTTTTTTGGGGCTTCCATATTGCTGGTTTATTTGCTCTTCCGATATGTCTTGTACTCTGGTTTATATCGAATATTATCCACTGCAAACCTAAGAGATTTAGATGAGCTTATTCAGATGAAGGTACTTAATCCGTTAGCCTCTTCTTTGCAACATTTGCTTTTACAATATTACCGATTGTATCAGTCTCGAATTCATCAGTTAGAGCATCAGCAGCGTGACCATATTACATTTATCAATCAGTGGGTTCACCAGATGAAAACTCCACTTGCTGTTATTCATTTAATCCTCAAAGGAAAAATAGATCCTGAATCTGATCAGATTTACGATGAAATTGATCGAATGGGAAAAGGACTAGACATGATTTTATATATGTCACGGTTGGAATCCTTTGAACCTGATTTTCATGTGGAACCTGTTGTATTACGAAAACTGGTTAGTGATGTGATCTATGATAACAAAAGACTATTGATTCGTAACGAAATTTATCCTTCCAATGAAGTGGACGAGCAGTTGTGTGTGATAACCGATGCCAAGTGGCTAAGATTCATAATTAACCAATTGGTGACCAATGCGGTGAAGTATTCTTCAGGTCATGCCCACAGTCTGAAACTGATGTCTCACGTAAGAGATCATGTCATTGTGATGGAAGTACAGGATGAGGGAATTGGTATCCCTAAAAAAGACGTAGAACGGGTATTTGAGGCTTATTACACAGGTGAAAATGGGCGGAAGTATCGTGAATCAACCGGGATGGGTCTCTATTTGGTGTCTGAAATCTGCAAAAAACTGAATCATAACATTCAGTTAAAATCGACGGTTGGTGAAGGGACGACGGTTCAAATCCTGTTTCCAATTCGCAAATGA
- a CDS encoding carbohydrate ABC transporter permease, with amino-acid sequence MNKYLGNKSALALFLLPALILYSVILIYPVLQTVLRSFYDWDGLSTLTFSGLSNYRELFSDPLLATSLKNGLIFAIVLAVFQIGLGTLLALICADPRTRGRKILKTSYFIPVVLSVTVVCQLWIAIYDPTNGLINRLFDLLNIPYQQNWLSSPTASIIAIAFVNAWQFMGYQFALLYAGVKSVPEDYFEAATIDGCSKWRAHWHVTLPLMRETYKFCFIIAITSGIGAFVQMLIMTNGGPGTTNYTMTFMIYRYAFMESNYGYACAVSVLLVLISLLATVVINKLFDRGQTA; translated from the coding sequence ATGAATAAATATTTGGGGAACAAATCGGCGCTCGCACTGTTTCTCCTCCCTGCTTTGATACTGTACAGTGTGATACTGATATATCCTGTTCTGCAAACTGTTCTTCGCAGCTTTTATGATTGGGATGGCCTGAGTACGCTGACCTTTTCGGGACTGAGTAATTATCGGGAACTGTTCTCCGATCCTCTACTTGCTACTTCGCTTAAGAACGGATTAATCTTTGCTATTGTACTGGCGGTCTTTCAGATCGGACTGGGGACACTATTAGCGCTAATCTGTGCGGACCCGCGCACACGCGGGCGAAAAATACTGAAAACGTCTTATTTTATCCCAGTTGTCTTATCGGTAACCGTGGTGTGCCAGCTGTGGATCGCAATCTATGACCCAACTAACGGATTGATCAACCGGCTGTTTGATCTCTTGAACATCCCTTATCAGCAAAATTGGCTAAGCTCCCCGACAGCATCGATTATTGCCATCGCCTTCGTTAATGCCTGGCAGTTTATGGGGTATCAATTTGCGCTGCTATATGCAGGAGTTAAGTCAGTACCCGAGGACTACTTTGAAGCCGCCACGATTGACGGCTGCAGCAAATGGAGAGCGCACTGGCATGTCACACTTCCTCTGATGAGGGAAACTTACAAATTCTGCTTTATTATTGCGATTACCTCTGGAATTGGGGCCTTTGTGCAGATGCTGATTATGACAAATGGTGGCCCCGGCACTACAAACTATACAATGACATTCATGATTTACCGCTATGCTTTCATGGAAAGCAACTATGGGTATGCATGTGCTGTATCCGTGCTGCTTGTACTAATCTCACTATTGGCAACTGTAGTCATCAATAAGCTGTTCGACCGCGGACAAACCGCCTGA
- a CDS encoding sensor histidine kinase, producing the protein MNILSLARKWFGRLRFKSKVITVFLPLIIISLLVLGLLSNQLFSRSLIEQTTSNVVDESQLILSRTDYIFRSVETAANIMVTNINRMYDSYGAKPDTAMEPIQFGNLMQSRLSIDLSIFREVDAAVFIDNEGTIFASYTESGDDRKIYSMLKQVRESESYGQALWFDMEKRDFLTPDRSSPVLTLGKMVINIDTGEPYGTLFLLVKEEGLSDYFRSSDPDAPKSYYFLDNEMRVAVAEDNEMLMNLVNPQLGEAIQRCAPNASHGTCSFEYEGNLVTVTDYNRMDWKLVNIVSLSLLTADVRQNVRLSLLIGVLCLIFSWLGASFLSKMVVSPLEQLTRAMRTVVTGDLQSVTTVRTEDEIGTIAEAFNFMIRRVRELLDEVRQEQNRKREYELALISAQIKPHFLYNTLDTIYALNELDRNEEARDTTKALADFYRMVLNKGRELITLEKEAQITDDYLTILQIRYPDVFRYEVDIPPELAGTPIPKLSLQPLVENSIYHGLKKKETKGFIRIFAFKQGDKVVVRVQDNGVGMDEFQVQTIMSRHLPKEGIRSIGTYSVQQRLSLYFGEEYGISVQSVLTEGTTVDLMLPMLPKGSEHQDV; encoded by the coding sequence TTGAATATTCTGTCACTAGCTCGTAAGTGGTTTGGCCGACTTCGCTTTAAAAGCAAGGTTATAACGGTGTTTCTTCCGCTAATTATTATTTCTCTGCTTGTTCTTGGACTGTTGTCCAACCAACTTTTCAGCCGTTCTTTGATAGAGCAAACCACCAGTAATGTGGTCGATGAGTCTCAGCTTATCTTGTCTAGGACCGATTACATATTCAGGAGTGTGGAAACGGCGGCCAATATTATGGTCACGAATATTAACCGGATGTATGATTCATACGGTGCCAAACCTGATACTGCCATGGAGCCTATTCAGTTTGGAAACTTGATGCAGAGCCGCTTATCCATTGATTTGTCAATCTTTCGTGAGGTGGATGCCGCTGTATTTATTGATAACGAAGGGACGATTTTCGCCTCTTATACCGAAAGCGGGGATGATCGCAAGATCTATAGCATGCTTAAGCAGGTAAGGGAATCTGAAAGTTATGGACAGGCCCTCTGGTTTGATATGGAGAAGAGGGATTTCCTAACACCAGATCGGAGCTCTCCCGTTTTGACGCTGGGGAAGATGGTCATTAATATAGACACCGGCGAACCCTATGGAACGCTTTTTCTGTTAGTGAAGGAAGAAGGTTTGTCTGATTACTTTCGTTCAAGCGATCCAGATGCACCCAAATCTTATTATTTTTTAGATAACGAAATGCGCGTGGCTGTGGCAGAAGACAATGAGATGTTGATGAATCTGGTGAATCCACAGCTGGGTGAGGCCATCCAACGTTGTGCACCTAATGCATCCCATGGAACGTGCTCATTCGAGTATGAGGGCAATCTGGTAACGGTCACGGATTATAACCGGATGGATTGGAAGTTGGTCAATATTGTTTCTCTTAGCCTGCTTACGGCTGATGTCCGGCAAAATGTTAGACTGTCGCTCTTAATCGGCGTGTTATGCCTTATTTTTTCCTGGCTGGGCGCTAGCTTTCTATCTAAAATGGTCGTTAGCCCTCTCGAACAACTAACTAGGGCCATGCGGACTGTTGTAACCGGTGACTTGCAATCGGTTACAACAGTCCGCACAGAGGATGAGATCGGTACCATTGCTGAAGCGTTTAATTTTATGATAAGACGAGTTCGGGAGCTGCTGGATGAGGTAAGGCAGGAACAGAACCGTAAGCGTGAATATGAACTTGCACTAATAAGTGCCCAAATTAAACCGCATTTTCTGTACAACACTTTGGATACCATTTATGCACTCAATGAGTTAGATCGTAATGAGGAGGCGAGAGATACTACAAAAGCGCTGGCAGATTTTTATCGAATGGTGCTGAACAAAGGACGGGAATTAATCACTTTAGAAAAGGAAGCTCAGATTACTGATGATTACCTGACGATTCTGCAAATCCGTTATCCCGATGTGTTTCGCTATGAAGTGGATATCCCTCCCGAGCTTGCAGGTACACCGATCCCGAAGCTCTCGCTTCAGCCGCTTGTCGAGAATTCGATTTATCATGGTCTTAAGAAGAAAGAAACAAAAGGTTTTATCCGTATTTTTGCCTTTAAACAGGGAGATAAGGTGGTCGTTCGAGTGCAGGACAACGGTGTGGGGATGGATGAATTCCAAGTTCAGACTATCATGTCCAGACATTTACCGAAAGAAGGAATACGATCAATCGGTACCTACAGTGTTCAGCAACGACTGAGCCTCTATTTTGGCGAAGAGTATGGGATATCCGTGCAAAGTGTGCTCACGGAGGGAACAACTGTTGACCTGATGCTGCCGATGCTGCCAAAGGGGAGTGAACACCAAGATGTATAA
- a CDS encoding ABC transporter permease, producing the protein MRMSFRLLAWNNLKHNVRAYVPYYVSSSLMISIFFVYAIFIFHPDVSDAITAANVKKGLQVADLLIFVFSFFFVLYTNHIFVAARKKEFGILTILGTHHRQIYFLVAYENLIIGFLSLITGIIGGFVSAKFFLLLGSNVIRMYLTFYFPWKALAFTVVGFMFLFILISFVSVFFIRYFKLQQPFSKVSQLKKDLKASWSLSFLAIVLIGAAVYLMRIDFPPYIYLAPYRLGTLSFYILHYSVGDTFKYTIVMGFIGVYLFYTQLCVLFIQLLRANRKWSWSGIRLLWLSEITYKIRNNAGLFSLITLISIISCVGAASTFDSMQQQKRFLKEQSYSFALTSDVVSSIEIEKEIDQNLHTAGVDYSKGEVLIFPFHEQLAPVMKQSNYEALASRFKELKQAVALRDHQGFFIFDSNGMSLEEQKTFFEKKLTYNQGKSQIMNIQIMDTQKLDHNLKSDENIISELARLLVVPDRTYDHLIEQRYFNDPLAYKSVYYFVPKWKNGQLSLDTSETQQEIWLYSVLANKVNKGVLNSRAVDYLTSEMDLNISEFIGGFIAIIMLASTVSLLYFRLYVDLQRDEEIYRALSKIGLNSREMRRAASRQIAFLFLLPLVVSSIGIVLCLVMSEPSGIYVVPFRITLIQIMLCFWAIQFFSFLIVRFLYLRQLDLKML; encoded by the coding sequence ATGCGCATGAGCTTTCGTCTGTTAGCATGGAATAATCTCAAGCACAATGTGCGTGCTTATGTACCTTACTATGTAAGCAGCTCATTGATGATTTCGATTTTTTTCGTATATGCGATATTTATTTTTCACCCGGATGTCTCAGATGCAATCACAGCAGCTAATGTAAAAAAGGGATTACAAGTTGCTGATCTGTTGATTTTTGTGTTTTCCTTTTTCTTCGTATTATACACAAACCATATTTTTGTTGCTGCACGGAAAAAAGAATTTGGTATACTGACCATTTTAGGGACACATCACAGGCAGATTTATTTTTTGGTCGCATATGAAAATCTAATTATAGGCTTTTTATCCTTAATTACCGGGATTATCGGAGGATTTGTTTCAGCGAAATTCTTTCTACTTTTGGGCTCGAATGTCATAAGAATGTATTTAACGTTTTATTTTCCTTGGAAAGCACTGGCTTTCACCGTGGTGGGCTTTATGTTTTTGTTTATATTGATCTCATTTGTGTCTGTTTTCTTCATACGCTATTTTAAATTGCAGCAGCCTTTTAGCAAGGTTTCACAGCTAAAAAAGGATTTAAAAGCTTCATGGAGCCTGTCCTTTCTTGCCATAGTATTAATAGGAGCGGCTGTATATTTGATGAGGATTGATTTTCCACCCTACATTTATCTGGCACCGTATCGTTTGGGGACTCTTTCTTTTTATATATTACACTATTCAGTTGGAGACACATTTAAATATACAATTGTAATGGGATTTATTGGTGTTTACTTATTTTACACTCAATTATGTGTACTATTCATTCAATTGCTTAGAGCTAACAGGAAATGGTCTTGGAGCGGAATACGCTTATTATGGTTATCTGAGATCACATACAAAATCAGGAATAATGCCGGGCTGTTTTCATTAATTACCCTAATTTCTATCATTTCCTGTGTAGGAGCAGCATCAACGTTTGACTCCATGCAGCAGCAAAAAAGATTTCTTAAGGAGCAATCTTATTCATTTGCACTTACTTCTGATGTTGTAAGTTCTATAGAGATTGAAAAAGAGATTGACCAAAATCTTCATACGGCTGGGGTAGATTATTCGAAAGGTGAAGTGTTGATCTTTCCCTTTCATGAACAGCTCGCGCCAGTGATGAAACAATCCAATTATGAGGCTCTTGCATCCAGGTTTAAGGAGCTAAAACAGGCAGTAGCGCTTCGGGATCATCAAGGCTTTTTCATTTTTGATTCAAACGGGATGTCTTTAGAAGAACAGAAAACCTTTTTTGAAAAAAAGCTAACTTACAATCAAGGAAAATCTCAGATTATGAATATTCAGATTATGGATACTCAGAAGTTGGACCATAACTTAAAGTCTGATGAAAACATCATCTCTGAACTAGCACGGTTACTTGTTGTTCCAGATCGAACTTACGACCATTTAATTGAACAACGGTATTTCAATGATCCATTGGCATACAAATCTGTTTACTACTTTGTGCCAAAATGGAAGAATGGTCAACTTTCTTTAGATACTTCAGAAACTCAACAGGAGATATGGTTGTATTCCGTGTTGGCCAACAAGGTGAATAAAGGGGTGCTTAACTCTAGAGCAGTGGATTATTTGACATCGGAGATGGATCTGAATATTAGCGAATTTATTGGCGGATTTATCGCCATTATTATGTTGGCAAGCACTGTAAGTCTATTGTATTTCAGATTGTATGTAGATCTTCAACGGGATGAGGAAATATACCGAGCTTTATCGAAAATCGGACTAAACTCAAGAGAAATGAGACGAGCTGCATCCAGACAAATTGCTTTCTTATTTCTTCTGCCATTAGTCGTATCATCCATAGGAATAGTGCTTTGTTTAGTTATGTCAGAACCATCTGGAATATATGTAGTGCCCTTTCGCATTACGCTTATTCAGATTATGCTGTGCTTTTGGGCAATCCAATTCTTTTCCTTTCTTATTGTACGGTTCCTGTACCTTCGTCAATTGGATTTGAAGATGTTATAA